In a single window of the Chionomys nivalis chromosome 11, mChiNiv1.1, whole genome shotgun sequence genome:
- the Cort gene encoding cortistatin has translation MCGCRARGQWLSAFGLLLLRGGAVATALPLERGPISQDNGEAAEGKSASLLTFLAWWHGWISQASSSALIGGDTSEVSRRQESPPLQQPPRRDKMPCKNFFWKTFSSCK, from the exons ATGTGTGGCTGCCGAGCCAGAGGCCAGTGGCTGTCGGCCTtcgggctgctgctgctgcggggGGGGGCTGTGGCCACTGCCCTTCCGCTGGAGCGTGGTCCCATCAGCCAGGACAACGGG GAAGCTGCAGAAGGGAAGAGCGCCAGCCTCCTGACTTTCCTTGCCTGGTGGCACGGGTGGATCTCCCAAGCCAGCTCCAGCGCCCTCATCGGAGGGGATACCAGCGAGGTGTCTAGGCGACAGGAAAGCCCACCTCTCCAGCAGCCCCCGCGCCGGGATAAAATGCCCTGCAAGAACTTCTTCTGGAAAACCTTCTCCTCTTGCAAGTAA